One window of Paenibacillus sp. FSL K6-3182 genomic DNA carries:
- a CDS encoding sugar-binding protein, which translates to MSNRKWNIGIAILFIVFSSLLLSFFLSTLRIKDLLQPILSTEVSEKPPYHIVLISQEIDNPYWRSIERGAKDAAVEFGMVLEYTGPFRINPAEQMKLLEKAIAAKADALLVQGLNDPQYIGLINKAISYGIPVLTIDTDAPNSRRLSYVGTNNFDAGKVMGELVAEAAGNHGQIAALIGNEQAPNQQLRLAGFREVISRYPELNLVEVRSSNISRLQASGETEELLQHYPQLNVMVGLSALDAIGIAEATERIRPKGLQIFAFDALDETLELILSGIIHSTIVQQPYDMGNEAVSQLNDYLHGKELPVQHFTKISVQSQKPFVQENGETSP; encoded by the coding sequence ATGTCTAATCGTAAATGGAACATAGGCATTGCCATTCTGTTTATTGTATTTTCCAGCCTTCTGCTAAGCTTCTTTCTCTCCACGCTTCGGATAAAGGATCTGCTGCAGCCCATTCTCTCAACCGAGGTAAGCGAGAAACCTCCTTATCACATTGTCCTCATCTCCCAAGAAATCGATAATCCATATTGGCGATCAATTGAACGAGGTGCAAAAGATGCAGCGGTTGAATTTGGGATGGTGCTTGAATATACAGGTCCGTTTCGCATTAATCCCGCGGAGCAAATGAAGCTGCTGGAGAAAGCTATTGCAGCCAAAGCTGATGCGCTGCTCGTACAGGGGCTTAACGACCCGCAGTATATCGGATTAATTAATAAAGCGATTAGCTATGGCATTCCTGTCTTAACGATTGATACAGATGCTCCGAACAGCCGCAGGCTCTCTTATGTCGGCACAAACAATTTCGATGCAGGCAAAGTTATGGGTGAATTGGTTGCCGAAGCGGCTGGAAACCATGGGCAAATCGCCGCTTTAATCGGAAACGAGCAAGCCCCCAATCAGCAGCTGCGGCTTGCTGGATTTCGAGAGGTTATTTCACGTTACCCCGAGCTGAATCTTGTCGAGGTGCGCTCCTCAAACATTTCACGCCTCCAAGCATCAGGTGAAACAGAGGAACTGCTTCAGCACTATCCACAGCTGAATGTAATGGTCGGATTAAGCGCACTCGATGCGATCGGCATCGCAGAGGCAACTGAACGCATTCGGCCAAAAGGCCTGCAAATTTTTGCATTTGACGCGCTCGATGAAACTCTGGAGCTTATTCTCAGTGGAATCATCCATTCAACCATTGTCCAGCAGCCTTACGACATGGGCAATGAAGCCGTATCGCAGTTGAACGATTACCTCCATGGCAAGGAGCTTCCTGTGCAGCATTTTACGAAAATATCGGTACAAAGCCAGAAGCCCTTCGTTCAAGAAAATGGAGAAACTAGCCCATGA
- a CDS encoding AraC family transcriptional regulator has translation MYRLLIADDEALEREGLELIIERMLPNTFQIIHAENGRVAIEKAEEYRPHIILMDVNMPGIQGLEAIREIKHTLPDAKFVMVTAYDYFAYAKEALSLGVKEYLVKPAKREQIVHTLQQLIQELELEKRKRSDELELRHKVSQLMPLAENELAMMFMVDHVTNTDIEQLSEWLSFPLEQGCVIVIAFPEHVKANPKQKVYDTIRSFIKSSLTNSIVSSLIDRHMAIFINHDKSVVDADWKAAGTALGEELCTIAARQLEVDILVGIGKTRSGVEGLRKSYFEAVFASNYYEQCGKICHFDELIHGAVPSLNRNNKQHEHVEAIPEAYVISAMQRIREQREQQTQSVLDRAQRFIQDNYTKDLSLEEVAESVHLNPHYFSKIFKQQVGTTFIEYVTALRIEKAKALMATGKLSLKEVCFEVGYNDPNYFSRVFKKVTGVPPSDYRG, from the coding sequence ATGTACCGACTGTTAATCGCGGATGATGAAGCACTTGAGCGGGAAGGCTTGGAATTGATTATTGAACGAATGCTTCCGAATACCTTTCAAATAATCCATGCCGAGAATGGACGTGTCGCGATAGAAAAAGCAGAGGAATATCGCCCCCATATCATACTTATGGATGTCAATATGCCCGGCATTCAAGGTTTAGAAGCGATCCGCGAAATCAAGCATACCTTGCCGGATGCCAAATTCGTCATGGTGACCGCTTATGATTATTTTGCTTATGCCAAAGAAGCCCTTTCTCTCGGAGTGAAGGAATATTTAGTCAAGCCTGCCAAACGCGAGCAAATCGTACATACGCTTCAGCAGCTCATACAGGAACTCGAGCTGGAGAAGAGGAAACGCTCGGATGAACTAGAGCTGCGGCATAAAGTTTCTCAATTAATGCCTTTAGCAGAAAATGAACTCGCTATGATGTTTATGGTCGATCATGTTACAAATACCGATATCGAGCAATTATCAGAATGGCTCAGCTTTCCACTAGAACAAGGCTGTGTGATCGTGATCGCATTTCCCGAGCATGTCAAAGCTAATCCCAAGCAAAAAGTTTACGATACGATTAGAAGCTTTATCAAATCATCTTTAACGAATAGTATTGTAAGCTCCTTAATTGATCGCCATATGGCTATCTTCATCAATCATGATAAATCTGTTGTGGACGCAGATTGGAAGGCAGCCGGAACCGCTTTAGGTGAAGAACTATGCACGATCGCAGCACGTCAGCTAGAGGTTGACATCTTAGTCGGAATCGGAAAAACGCGCTCGGGTGTTGAGGGTTTGCGCAAATCCTATTTTGAGGCTGTATTTGCCTCCAATTATTATGAGCAATGCGGCAAGATATGCCACTTTGATGAATTGATACATGGTGCAGTCCCTTCACTGAATCGTAATAACAAGCAGCATGAACATGTGGAAGCTATACCTGAAGCGTATGTTATCTCAGCAATGCAGCGTATTCGAGAGCAGCGGGAGCAGCAAACCCAATCCGTGCTTGACCGTGCACAACGTTTTATTCAGGACAACTATACAAAGGACCTCTCACTCGAAGAAGTAGCCGAATCCGTTCATCTAAACCCACACTATTTCAGTAAAATATTTAAGCAGCAAGTAGGCACAACCTTTATCGAATATGTCACTGCCCTTCGTATCGAAAAGGCGAAAGCGTTAATGGCAACTGGAAAACTAAGTTTAAAGGAAGTTTGCTTCGAGGTCGGTTATAATGATCCAAACTATTTTAGCCGTGTCTTTAAAAAAGTGACCGGTGTCCCCCCCTCCGACTACCGGGGATAA
- a CDS encoding sugar porter family MFS transporter → MEMPITNKNEQVSMKFVTLVSIVSALGGLLFGFDTAVVSGAVGFMEDRFDLSKLQVGWAVSSLIIGCIVGAAMSGILGDRFGRKKVLIAAATLFIISSIGSAVPDTFSAFIVARIIGGIGIGITSTLCPLYNAEIAPAKYRGRLVALNQLAIVTGIFLTYFVNLWISGSGDEAWGIASAWRWMFGVGAIPGLLFLILLFFVPESPRWLIKQRRAAAALPILLRIHGEELAKKEVIDIKHSFEQESGSIRQLFSPGLRIALIVGVGLAVLQQVTGINAVMYYAPEIFKATGAGTNASLIQTILVGFINLLFTLVALWLIDKVGRKALLLVGSASMTICLIVIGIAFQTGHAAGPLVLIFILLYVASFAISLGPVVWVIMSEIFPNRIRGKATAIAAMALWAADYLVSQSFPPMLSSAGPAATFWIYGGMALLAFLFTWRVVPETKGKSLEEIEALWAK, encoded by the coding sequence ATGGAAATGCCGATTACTAACAAAAATGAACAAGTAAGCATGAAATTTGTGACGCTTGTTTCCATTGTTTCCGCTCTTGGCGGATTATTATTCGGATTCGATACAGCAGTCGTATCAGGTGCTGTCGGTTTTATGGAGGATCGATTCGACTTATCTAAGCTACAAGTGGGATGGGCTGTATCGAGCTTAATTATTGGCTGTATTGTCGGCGCGGCTATGTCTGGTATTTTGGGAGACCGCTTCGGACGTAAAAAGGTTCTTATTGCTGCCGCGACTCTATTTATTATCAGCTCGATTGGCTCAGCTGTTCCGGATACTTTTTCCGCGTTTATTGTGGCTCGGATTATTGGTGGAATCGGAATCGGAATTACCTCTACGTTATGCCCGCTTTACAATGCCGAAATTGCACCTGCAAAATATCGCGGCAGACTTGTTGCACTTAACCAACTCGCCATCGTTACAGGCATCTTTCTTACTTATTTCGTAAACCTATGGATTTCCGGCTCAGGTGACGAAGCATGGGGCATCGCCTCCGCTTGGCGCTGGATGTTCGGAGTTGGCGCTATACCTGGTTTGTTATTTTTGATTTTGCTATTTTTTGTGCCCGAGAGCCCAAGATGGCTGATCAAACAAAGGCGCGCAGCGGCAGCTCTTCCGATCTTATTGCGTATTCACGGCGAAGAGCTCGCCAAAAAAGAAGTGATCGATATTAAGCATTCTTTCGAGCAAGAGAGCGGTTCGATTCGGCAGCTATTCTCTCCAGGGCTTCGAATTGCTTTAATTGTAGGAGTTGGACTTGCTGTGCTCCAACAGGTGACAGGCATCAACGCCGTCATGTATTATGCCCCAGAAATTTTCAAAGCAACTGGCGCAGGAACAAACGCTTCATTGATCCAAACGATTTTGGTCGGCTTTATCAACTTATTGTTCACCCTCGTTGCTCTATGGCTCATTGATAAAGTAGGACGCAAAGCGCTTCTGCTCGTTGGTTCGGCTTCTATGACAATTTGTTTGATTGTTATAGGCATCGCTTTTCAAACGGGACATGCAGCAGGTCCACTCGTGCTTATCTTCATTTTATTGTATGTGGCTTCATTTGCTATTTCGCTTGGACCGGTCGTATGGGTCATCATGTCTGAGATCTTTCCTAACCGTATTCGCGGAAAAGCGACGGCTATTGCTGCAATGGCGCTCTGGGCAGCGGATTATCTCGTTTCACAGTCGTTCCCGCCTATGCTTAGCTCCGCAGGACCTGCCGCTACATTCTGGATTTATGGTGGCATGGCCTTGCTCGCCTTCTTGTTTACATGGCGTGTTGTACCGGAAACCAAAGGAAAATCACTTGAAGAAATTGAAGCTTTGTGGGCGAAGTAA
- a CDS encoding VOC family protein has protein sequence MSEQAAKTLTGQKAKFGQTIQVRLVSDLKKSQEYYRDVLGCHVDNWGHAERDGMTVILQQAVSPEDVRPNARSQKRPDYPTEWEGPDYGWDTFIHVSWEDLDSIIEEVRRLGGHIAVEPFTDAHGNHEFKNAYIKDPDGYHIVLGAMRENSRS, from the coding sequence ATGAGCGAGCAAGCTGCAAAGACTCTGACAGGTCAAAAAGCAAAATTCGGTCAAACCATTCAAGTTCGGTTGGTCTCAGACTTAAAGAAATCGCAGGAATACTACCGTGACGTTCTCGGTTGCCATGTAGATAACTGGGGACATGCGGAACGAGACGGAATGACCGTGATTCTACAACAGGCGGTTTCCCCAGAAGATGTACGACCTAATGCACGCTCACAAAAACGTCCAGACTACCCAACGGAATGGGAAGGCCCTGACTATGGTTGGGACACATTTATTCACGTTAGTTGGGAGGACTTGGACTCCATTATCGAGGAAGTGCGTAGGCTTGGCGGACATATTGCGGTCGAACCGTTTACTGATGCTCACGGCAATCACGAATTTAAAAACGCTTATATCAAAGACCCAGATGGATATCACATCGTATTGGGCGCTATGCGTGAAAATTCCCGTTCGTAG
- a CDS encoding VOC family protein, protein MNIHEAGIIIFMENYKETLDFYKTKLGLPVREQKEDLTIFDFGKSYLMVEDHGVSSAAEKTRAQNPTVLRLDVTDFDVTIKEIRDRGIEVKVYTPSWGTIGVIIDPEGNRIEIKEAI, encoded by the coding sequence ATGAACATACACGAAGCTGGAATCATCATTTTTATGGAAAATTATAAGGAAACATTAGACTTCTATAAGACTAAGTTAGGACTTCCTGTTAGAGAACAGAAAGAGGATTTGACTATTTTTGATTTCGGAAAAAGCTATCTCATGGTTGAGGATCATGGAGTGTCCTCGGCCGCTGAAAAAACAAGAGCTCAAAATCCAACTGTATTAAGGTTAGATGTGACTGATTTTGATGTAACTATAAAAGAAATAAGAGATCGCGGTATTGAAGTCAAAGTATACACACCCAGTTGGGGAACCATTGGAGTTATTATCGACCCTGAAGGAAATAGAATAGAAATTAAAGAAGCCATTTAA
- a CDS encoding histidine kinase, with product MTIRTKLLIFIPLLVLLINLVTFFLFQSGKMVQQSYNQMIDRILLYNQSSKIVDNNLSTLYSYLLNPDDSNKERYDHSRVELQDLRLLLQEKSNVSISSSTITSYVHLLDTFLEQQQDAFTAASAERSKVSLTQYENAERTASFIQEDSQQLVELELNIYEPVYEQIQAENKRMYLLGAAVFITNTLLSILLAIWISRSITGPVSSLVSRAKQISKGHLKQSSNELQAKDELGVLSGAFEQMSSDLLELMERDKESLEKDRLVKELELQALQSQINPHFLFNTLNVLSKLALIEGAEKTSDLIISMSNLLRYNLRNLEHAVTLRDEVAHVEEYFTIQQARFRERIQLVKDIDPSALSYHIPALTLQPIVENAFVHGIERMENGAKIRLEIKHDQHHVRISISDNGSGMTEEIRDSMLRMEAGAFTEQSTGLGTKNVFKRLQLFYGLHGLVDIESERGKGTTVTIRIPVREDGENIHVPTVNRG from the coding sequence ATGACCATTCGGACTAAGCTGCTCATTTTCATCCCATTACTCGTTCTCCTTATTAATTTGGTTACGTTCTTTTTATTTCAAAGTGGAAAGATGGTTCAGCAAAGCTATAATCAAATGATCGATCGTATCCTTTTGTACAACCAGTCCTCCAAGATTGTAGATAACAACTTAAGTACGCTGTATAGCTATTTACTTAATCCAGACGACAGCAATAAAGAGCGATACGATCATAGTCGAGTGGAACTTCAGGATCTGCGCTTGCTGCTCCAAGAAAAGTCGAATGTTTCCATATCTTCCTCCACTATTACTAGCTACGTTCATCTGTTAGATACTTTTTTGGAGCAGCAGCAAGACGCTTTCACTGCAGCTTCTGCCGAAAGATCGAAGGTGTCGCTCACTCAATACGAGAATGCGGAAAGGACAGCAAGCTTCATACAAGAGGACAGCCAGCAGCTGGTTGAATTGGAGTTAAACATTTATGAACCTGTATATGAGCAGATTCAAGCAGAAAATAAACGCATGTATTTGCTCGGTGCCGCCGTCTTCATAACGAACACCCTGCTGAGCATTTTACTTGCCATTTGGATTTCACGCAGCATTACTGGACCTGTAAGCAGTCTTGTCTCACGTGCGAAGCAGATCTCCAAGGGACATCTAAAGCAAAGCTCAAACGAGCTGCAAGCCAAGGATGAGCTTGGCGTATTATCAGGCGCATTCGAGCAAATGTCGAGCGACCTCCTCGAATTGATGGAGCGGGATAAAGAAAGCCTGGAGAAGGATCGACTCGTTAAGGAATTAGAGCTGCAAGCGCTGCAAAGCCAAATTAATCCGCATTTTCTCTTTAATACGCTCAATGTATTATCCAAGCTAGCGCTCATTGAAGGAGCCGAGAAAACAAGTGATCTCATTATTTCGATGTCCAATTTACTGAGATATAACTTGCGCAATCTGGAGCATGCGGTCACGCTCAGAGATGAGGTAGCACATGTAGAGGAGTACTTCACCATTCAACAAGCACGCTTTCGCGAACGCATTCAGCTGGTGAAGGATATCGACCCATCTGCATTGTCATATCACATCCCTGCGCTCACACTTCAACCCATCGTAGAAAACGCCTTTGTTCATGGCATTGAACGTATGGAGAATGGAGCGAAGATCCGCCTTGAAATAAAGCATGATCAACATCATGTACGTATCTCTATTTCCGACAATGGCAGCGGTATGACTGAAGAAATTCGAGATTCGATGCTCCGAATGGAAGCTGGCGCATTCACCGAACAATCAACAGGCCTTGGCACAAAAAATGTGTTTAAGCGCCTCCAACTATTTTATGGTCTACATGGATTAGTCGATATTGAAAGCGAACGGGGTAAAGGAACGACAGTCACAATCCGAATACCTGTTAGAGAGGACGGTGAAAACATACATGTACCGACTGTTAATCGCGGATGA
- a CDS encoding amidase family protein encodes MEIVEATISSIQAALESGEITSRELVLFYFDRIAAHDKDGLTINSVLELNTDALFIASALDSERAVQGPRGPLHGIPIMLKDNINTGDNMHTSAGSLALANSYAGEDAFIVKRLREAGGIILGKVNMTEFANFMTDGMPSGYSSRGGQVLNPYNISTPTGGSSAGSGVAVACNFCMASIGTETSGSILNPGNLSSTVGIKPTVGLVSRSGILPLSNSQDTAGPMARTVTDAVLVLNAITEHDDRDAAMGAGYFKKHKDYRVFLDPKGLGGARIGIPRDYFFEELTDEQLAIFNDAVEVMRKQGAVIIDPADVRTARQIVYSSVVLNEFKSSINAYLSKLPPNGKIRSLKDIIAFNNEHPVETLKYGQSTLLLAETTTSGTQTELPYLRDRIADLRLCKEEGIDATMKEHQLDALLFPADFGARITSRAGYPSIVVPAGYTSKGVPFGVTFAARAFEEPMLIKLAYAYEQHSMVRRPPSLKSFI; translated from the coding sequence ATGGAAATCGTAGAGGCAACCATTTCGTCCATTCAAGCCGCTTTGGAATCTGGCGAGATCACATCTCGCGAGCTTGTACTATTTTATTTTGACCGAATTGCAGCGCATGATAAAGATGGACTCACGATAAATTCGGTGCTTGAGCTTAACACCGATGCTTTATTTATAGCTTCTGCATTAGACAGCGAACGAGCTGTCCAAGGCCCAAGAGGTCCGCTTCACGGCATCCCCATCATGCTCAAGGATAATATTAATACAGGGGATAACATGCATACGAGCGCTGGCTCGCTTGCGCTTGCCAATTCCTATGCGGGAGAAGATGCTTTTATTGTAAAAAGGCTGCGCGAAGCGGGGGGCATTATATTAGGGAAAGTGAATATGACGGAGTTTGCTAACTTTATGACAGATGGAATGCCGTCTGGCTATAGCTCGCGGGGCGGCCAAGTTCTTAATCCTTACAACATATCAACGCCGACTGGGGGATCAAGCGCTGGTTCAGGCGTCGCGGTGGCTTGTAATTTTTGTATGGCTTCGATTGGCACGGAAACCTCAGGATCGATCTTAAATCCAGGCAATTTAAGCTCAACCGTTGGCATTAAGCCGACTGTTGGACTGGTGAGCCGATCAGGCATATTGCCACTCTCGAACTCACAGGATACTGCGGGACCAATGGCAAGAACCGTAACGGATGCAGTGCTCGTATTAAACGCTATAACGGAGCATGATGACAGGGATGCTGCAATGGGTGCGGGGTACTTTAAAAAACATAAGGATTATCGTGTTTTCCTTGATCCGAAAGGTCTTGGGGGTGCACGAATTGGCATTCCTAGAGATTATTTTTTTGAGGAATTAACGGACGAGCAGCTAGCCATATTTAACGACGCAGTAGAGGTGATGAGAAAACAAGGCGCTGTCATCATTGACCCGGCTGATGTAAGAACTGCTAGGCAAATCGTTTATTCATCGGTAGTGCTGAATGAATTCAAATCCTCGATAAACGCTTATTTGTCCAAGCTGCCTCCAAACGGCAAAATTCGCTCGCTCAAGGACATTATTGCTTTTAATAACGAGCATCCGGTTGAAACCTTGAAGTATGGACAGTCTACTCTGCTGCTAGCAGAAACGACGACTTCAGGTACGCAGACGGAGCTTCCATATCTTCGAGATCGGATTGCAGATCTCCGTTTATGCAAGGAAGAGGGAATAGATGCGACGATGAAGGAGCATCAGCTTGACGCGCTGCTTTTTCCTGCTGACTTTGGAGCAAGGATTACATCGCGTGCAGGTTATCCATCGATTGTCGTCCCAGCTGGCTATACTTCAAAAGGAGTGCCGTTTGGTGTGACATTCGCTGCGAGAGCTTTCGAGGAGCCGATGCTCATTAAACTCGCTTATGCATACGAGCAGCACAGCATGGTGAGGCGTCCGCCTTCATTAAAGAGCTTTATTTAA
- a CDS encoding YrzA family protein: protein MDFRLDLIENKIEFFEAYDLKTLERKIDQQIENNKGLLLEVFHVSHHAVFNPKIEKMLYSAVVHFKAKK, encoded by the coding sequence ATGGACTTTCGTTTAGATTTAATTGAAAATAAGATCGAATTTTTTGAAGCCTATGACTTGAAGACGCTAGAGCGCAAGATTGATCAGCAAATTGAAAATAATAAAGGCTTGCTGCTGGAAGTGTTCCACGTCAGCCATCATGCTGTTTTTAATCCTAAAATCGAAAAGATGCTTTATAGTGCGGTTGTTCACTTTAAAGCGAAGAAATAG
- a CDS encoding alpha/beta hydrolase: MTMTMLMSRIVLGIGGLAVLFIGLLTVISYYFYYVAIKRNSKAFLSNNQDLAQIHGEKEMDDQAAIALADESGPTPVEAIGVEWIEKQAYEIWHLTSSDGLSLVGYYLEAKTLTSKTVILAHGYSSQGKDMGSFAKFYYDKLGYNVLMPDDRGHGDSEGDYIGFGWPDRKDYLLWIDEVVQKLGESVQIVLHGISMGGATVMMVSGENVPKQVKVIVEDCGYTSVTDQLSYQLKRMYKLPAFPILPATSLLTRLKAGYSFEEASAIKQLDKNKLPMFFIHGSADTFVPTEMVWRLYEACKADKDIYIAEGAGHGMSYGTDTTAYEQKVAAFLSRYVMNG, from the coding sequence ATGACTATGACGATGCTGATGAGCAGAATTGTACTTGGAATAGGAGGTTTGGCGGTCCTTTTTATCGGTTTACTTACCGTGATTAGTTATTATTTCTATTACGTGGCAATCAAACGAAACTCCAAAGCATTTTTAAGCAATAATCAGGATTTAGCGCAAATTCACGGAGAAAAGGAAATGGATGATCAAGCTGCCATTGCATTAGCAGATGAATCTGGTCCAACACCGGTAGAGGCTATAGGGGTAGAATGGATAGAAAAACAAGCTTATGAAATTTGGCATCTTACTTCAAGTGACGGTCTCTCCTTGGTTGGCTATTACCTTGAAGCCAAAACTTTGACGTCCAAAACCGTCATTCTTGCACACGGCTATTCCTCGCAAGGGAAAGATATGGGCAGCTTCGCTAAATTTTATTATGACAAGCTTGGGTATAACGTGCTCATGCCTGATGATCGAGGTCATGGCGATAGTGAAGGCGATTACATCGGCTTCGGCTGGCCAGATCGGAAGGATTATCTCCTTTGGATAGACGAGGTCGTACAGAAACTTGGTGAATCGGTGCAAATCGTGCTGCACGGCATTTCAATGGGTGGAGCGACTGTGATGATGGTAAGCGGTGAAAATGTTCCAAAACAAGTCAAGGTCATTGTGGAGGACTGCGGCTATACGTCAGTTACCGATCAGCTCTCTTATCAACTAAAGCGGATGTACAAGCTGCCTGCTTTTCCGATTTTGCCTGCAACTAGCTTATTAACCCGCCTTAAAGCAGGTTATAGCTTCGAGGAGGCATCTGCAATCAAGCAGCTGGATAAAAATAAGCTGCCCATGTTCTTTATTCATGGTTCCGCCGATACTTTTGTACCTACAGAAATGGTGTGGAGGCTTTATGAAGCTTGTAAAGCTGACAAAGATATTTATATCGCCGAGGGTGCTGGTCACGGCATGTCCTATGGTACGGATACAACAGCCTATGAACAAAAAGTGGCGGCATTTCTCAGTCGATATGTTATGAATGGATAG
- a CDS encoding methyltransferase domain-containing protein, which translates to MDSDETIQTIVNCMAVSGEDTSIQKIQTEHRLKLAQFWGITKGSRVLEIGCGQGDTTAVLAFLTGESGLVQGIDIASANYGSPITLGEAYEYLKKSELGNQLEMSFEVDILSDKINYPDQSFDFIVLSHCSWYLESFEHLTSIMEKVKKWGKQLCFAEWDLRVQYPEQTPHFLAALIQAQCECFKENSSSNIRTLFSQSDIRNIIENAGWEITDEISIYSSELQDGKWEINMTLEDYPHELKALTKIPSKLKTLINSEIGLLLEAVKQDHTKPMSTFALVAR; encoded by the coding sequence ATGGACAGCGACGAAACGATTCAAACCATTGTGAACTGTATGGCTGTTTCAGGTGAGGATACTTCGATACAAAAAATACAGACGGAGCATCGACTGAAATTAGCACAATTCTGGGGCATAACAAAAGGCAGCAGAGTGCTGGAAATAGGCTGCGGTCAAGGGGATACAACAGCAGTTCTTGCCTTTTTGACTGGAGAAAGCGGTCTTGTTCAAGGGATTGATATCGCATCTGCTAATTATGGAAGTCCAATCACATTAGGTGAAGCTTATGAGTACTTGAAAAAATCTGAATTAGGAAATCAACTAGAAATGAGCTTTGAAGTTGATATTTTATCCGATAAGATAAATTATCCTGATCAATCCTTCGATTTTATTGTATTGTCTCATTGCTCATGGTATTTAGAATCGTTTGAACATTTAACGAGCATTATGGAAAAAGTGAAGAAATGGGGGAAACAGCTTTGTTTTGCTGAATGGGATTTAAGAGTTCAATATCCGGAGCAAACTCCTCATTTCTTAGCGGCTTTAATCCAAGCACAATGTGAATGTTTTAAGGAAAACAGCTCGTCTAATATACGCACGCTGTTTTCTCAAAGTGATATTCGAAATATTATAGAGAACGCTGGCTGGGAGATAACTGATGAAATATCGATATATTCCTCGGAGTTGCAGGATGGCAAATGGGAAATTAATATGACATTAGAAGATTATCCACATGAGCTGAAAGCTCTTACCAAAATACCAAGCAAGCTAAAAACGCTCATTAACTCGGAGATTGGTTTACTTCTAGAAGCGGTGAAGCAAGATCATACAAAACCAATGTCGACTTTTGCATTGGTTGCACGATAA
- a CDS encoding SDR family oxidoreductase, which translates to MGPFTNDLLQGKVVLITGGATGLGRAMGEKFVALGAKLAIASRREAVLKQAAEEMSLPTSTVYYKSCDVRDPSQVHELIEAVENHFGHIDILVNNAAGNFISPTERLSPRAVDTILHIVLHGTFYTTLEVGKRWIEQGRGGTMLNIVTTYASTGSGYVVPSAAAKAGVLALTRSLAVEWAPYGIRQVAIAPGPFPTEGAWSRLSPTPELEEKMISRIPLKRVGNKEELANLAAYLVSDFAHYLNGEVVTIDGGEWLQGAGQFNSLAEVSDKQWDELAEMTRKGKG; encoded by the coding sequence TTGGGACCATTTACAAACGATTTATTGCAAGGAAAGGTCGTTCTAATAACGGGAGGAGCGACCGGACTTGGACGCGCCATGGGTGAGAAATTTGTTGCGTTAGGTGCTAAACTCGCAATTGCCAGCCGCCGTGAGGCGGTATTGAAGCAAGCGGCTGAAGAAATGAGCTTGCCCACCAGCACCGTTTACTACAAAAGCTGTGACGTTCGTGATCCATCACAAGTTCATGAGCTGATTGAAGCCGTCGAGAACCATTTTGGACATATCGATATCCTCGTCAACAACGCTGCTGGAAATTTCATCAGTCCTACCGAGAGGCTCTCTCCAAGAGCAGTAGATACAATCTTACATATTGTTTTACATGGCACCTTTTATACGACTCTGGAAGTGGGCAAGCGGTGGATTGAACAAGGAAGAGGCGGTACGATGTTGAACATCGTCACCACCTATGCTTCTACCGGCTCGGGATATGTTGTACCTTCCGCTGCTGCAAAAGCTGGCGTTCTTGCGCTTACAAGATCGCTCGCCGTTGAATGGGCACCTTACGGTATTCGCCAAGTTGCGATTGCACCAGGTCCCTTTCCGACAGAAGGCGCTTGGTCTCGCCTCTCTCCCACTCCTGAGCTTGAAGAGAAGATGATTAGCCGCATCCCCTTAAAACGTGTTGGCAATAAAGAAGAACTAGCTAATTTGGCCGCCTATTTAGTTTCGGATTTCGCACATTATTTGAACGGTGAAGTTGTAACGATTGATGGCGGCGAGTGGCTGCAAGGTGCAGGGCAATTCAACAGCTTAGCAGAGGTGTCCGATAAGCAATGGGATGAGCTGGCTGAAATGACGCGCAAGGGTAAAGGTTGA